From the Gadus chalcogrammus isolate NIFS_2021 chromosome 15, NIFS_Gcha_1.0, whole genome shotgun sequence genome, one window contains:
- the arhgef33 gene encoding rho guanine nucleotide exchange factor 33: MARDRAGRLRSIPESHGGPCKPRPDPQPGAAGSALAQALGEFLLPGDPPEGGGVCGGDGDSLHDGSLLDRCSSGSSSSSSIDIAFVRCPRTSSAPRRALAANVPTPREAYGGSRPRASPRGCVSPDEAVLRRHSPQRPLQASQRKSKSLNGLQLDSTVSCVDAGPDHGHRRALERQGSSKGCPTPTRRGPVHLGSSPHSLEPELHISIPQDPAAQAWGEEPRWRGGAEEISHTPLSERGRKQEKGGFRSSFKRLFKKRSAEEKKEKSETSDQDQRPGPLEAVRGTAV; the protein is encoded by the exons ATGGCACGTGACCGGGCCGGAA GGTTACGCAGCATCCCGGAGAGCCACGGCGGGCCATGTAAGCCCCGCCCGGACCCCCAACCGGGGGCGGCGGGCTCTGCGCTGGCCCAGGCCCTGGGGGAGTTCCTTCTGCCCGGGGACCCCcccgaggggggcggggtctgcgGGGGGGACGGCGACTCGCTGCACGACGGCTCGCTGTTGGACCGCtgctcctccggctcctcctcctcctcctccatcgacATCGCCTTCGTCAGGTGTCCCCGCACCTCCTCGGCCCCCCGCCGGGCGCTGGCGGCCAACGTGCCCACACCCCGTGAGGCCTACGGGGGGAGCCGCCCCAGGGCCTCTCCCCGGGGCTGCGTGTCCCCAGACGAGGCCGTCCTGAGGCGGCACAGCCcccagcgccccctgcaggccagccaGAGGAAGAGCAAG TCTCTGAACGGCCTGCAGCTGGACAGCACGGTGAGCTGTGTGGACGCCGGTCCCGACCACGGCCACCGGAGGGCGCTGGAGAGACAGGGCAGCAGCAAGGGGTGTCCCACCCCAACACGCAGGGGCCCGGTCCACCTGGGGAGCAGCCCCCACTCCCTGGAGCCCGAACTACACATCAGCATCCCCCAG gACCCCGCGGCCCAGGCGTGGGGGGAGGAGCCCCGGTGGAGAGGCGGGGCTGAGGAGATAAGCCACACCCCTCTGAGTGAGCGGGGAAGGAAGCAGGAGAAAGGAGGCTTCAGAAGCTCCTTCAAGAGGCTCTTCAAGAAGAG aAGTGCGGaggaaaagaaggagaagagTGAAACCAGCGATCAGGACCAGAGACCGGGACCCCTGGAGGCGGTCCGGGGTACTgcagtgtga
- the slc17a5 gene encoding sialin translates to MSRDGSDSEEEEREALLQTRERGARTPRAPACCSARYGLALVSCYGFFVVYSLRVNLSVAMVDMINATEPANHSASVCPSSQTVAGRNHTARVYDWDSETQGWILGSFFYGYILTQVPGGYLASRYGAKWLMGLGILSTVIFTLLTPLAADLGAGYLIAVRVLEGIGEGVTYPSMYAMWAAWAPPLERSRLLTISFTGAQLGTVIALPLSGEICYYLDWTWIFYIFGMVGLVWFVLWSLLVFNSPDHHPRISDRERTYICSSLENEVSRELGPVPWGSILTCRPLWAIVVAHFSYNWTFYTLLTLLPTYMKNVLGFSIQQNGVLSALPYLGSGLLSVGGGQLADYLRDARQYRTVVVRKAFSLVGMVGPAVFLVAAGYTGCNPLLAVVFLTISSSLGGLSASGFNINHLDIAPSYAGILLGITNTFGTIPGMVGPVVARALTKNNTMEEWQLVFYISAGVNLLGAAFYTVFGRGTVQPWAVPKRRPLQD, encoded by the exons ATGTCCCGGGACGGGTccgacagcgaggaggaggagcgcgagGCGCTGCTCCAGACCCGCGAGAGGGGCGCGAGGACCCCGCGAG cGCCGGCGTGCTGCTCGGCGCGCTACGGCCTGGCGCTGGTCTCCTGCTATGGCTTCTTCGTGGTGTACTCCCTGCGGGTCAACCTCAGCGTGGCCATGGTGGACATGATCAACGCCACCgagccagccaatcacagcgcctCTGTTTGCCCGTCCAGCCAGACCGTGGCCGGACGCAACCACACG GCCCGTGTGTACGACTGGGACTCGGAGACCCAGGGCTGGATCCTGGGCTCCTTCTTCTACGGGTACATCCTGACCCAGGTCCCCGGGGGGTACCTGGCCAGCCGCTACGGGGCCAAGTGGCTGATGGGGCTTGGCATCCTGAGCACCGTGATCTTCACCCTGCTGACCCCCCTCGCCGCCGACCTGGGTGCCGGCTACCTGATCGCCGTCCGCGTGCTGGAGGGCATCGGAGAG ggggttaCCTATCCTTCTATGTATGCCATGTGGGCCGCTTGGGCCCCCCCCCTTGAGAGGAGCAGACTGCTGACCATCTCCTTtactg GAGCTCAGCTGGGGACGGTCATCGCTCTCCCGCTGTCTGGAGAGATCTGCTACTACCTGGACTGGACCTGGATCTTCTACATCTTCG gcatggTGGGGTTGGTTTGGTTCGTCCTGTGGTCTCTGCTGGTCTTCAACAGTCCGGACCACCACCCCAGGATCTCTGACAGAGAGAGGACCTACATCTGCAGCTCGCTGGAGAACGAG GTGTCCCGGGAGCTGGGTCCGGTCCCGTGGGGGTCCATCCTGACCTGCAGACCGCTCTGGGCCATCGTGGTCGCCCACTTCTCCTACAACTGGACCTTCTACACGCTGCTCACCCTGCTGCCCACCTACATGAAGAACGTCCTAGGCTTCAGCATCCAGCAg AACGGCGTGCTCTCGGCGCTGCCCTACCTGGGCTCTGGGCTGctgtcggtggggggggggcagctggcCGACTACCTGAGGGACGCACGCCAGTACCGCACCGTGGTGGTCCGCAAGGCCTTCTCCCTCGTCG GCATGGTGGGGCCGGCCGTGTTCCTGGTTGCCGCCGGCTACACGGGCTGTAACCCCCTTTTGGCCGTGGTCTTCCTCACCATCTCGTCCTCCCTGGGGGGGCTCTCAGCCTCGGGCTTCAACATCAACCACCTGGACATCGCCCCCTC GTACGCGGGCATCCTGCTGGGCATCACCAACACCTTCGGCACCATCCCAGGCATGGTGGGCCCCGTGGTCGCCCGGGCCCTCACCAAGAac AACACCATGGAGGAGTGGCAGCTGGTGTTCTACATCTCCGCCGGTGTCAATCTCCTGGGAGCCGCCTTCTACACTGTGTTTGGCCGAGGGACGGTCCAACCCTGGGCCGTCCCCAAGCGCCGCCCTCTGCAGGATTGA